One segment of Candidatus Ozemobacteraceae bacterium DNA contains the following:
- a CDS encoding L-serine ammonia-lyase, iron-sulfur-dependent, subunit alpha — protein sequence MVQLHELRWVGGSMSVERFENALRCDVKAACGCTEPVTIALAACHAARQAGGTVRKIRLNVSTNLFKNAMEVGIPGTGGAHGIPLAAALGVHAPHATPDLRLLSSIDAAWLEKARRMVADGAVQLHIDQKQAGLRIEADVESDQGTGRAIIADSHENLTLLEKDGRVVHKVAPKPGSASSEVIERRRAIAEMPFVELYHSLPLLGRGTRDFLLEGVAMNRKVAEAGLQGEGSLNIGLAYRKLLENGWMGNDLINRAKLLTSAAVDARMSGCSLPVMTSAGSGNQGLTVTLPLFILAEQLRSTQDQLTEALALAHAVTSILKYHTGTLSAMCGCVVCAGSGLTAGAAHLLGGGLDTIGAAVNNMVASITGIICDGAKVGCAVKLVCAVDAAFQGAFMAMEGLRLPLSNGVIGNTIEESLRNIGRIAAPGMLETDEQILAIMVGKPS from the coding sequence GTGGTACAGTTGCATGAACTCAGATGGGTGGGGGGCAGTATGTCGGTCGAGCGGTTCGAGAATGCTCTTCGGTGTGACGTCAAGGCGGCCTGCGGATGTACCGAACCGGTCACCATCGCGCTTGCGGCGTGCCATGCGGCGCGTCAGGCGGGAGGGACGGTCCGGAAGATCAGGCTGAACGTCTCGACGAACCTGTTCAAGAATGCGATGGAAGTCGGCATCCCCGGCACGGGGGGCGCGCACGGCATCCCGCTTGCGGCGGCTCTGGGCGTTCACGCGCCTCACGCGACGCCGGACCTGCGGCTGTTGTCGAGCATCGACGCCGCGTGGCTGGAGAAAGCACGCCGGATGGTTGCGGACGGGGCGGTGCAACTCCATATCGATCAGAAGCAGGCCGGACTCCGGATCGAGGCGGATGTCGAAAGCGACCAAGGTACAGGCCGCGCGATCATCGCCGACAGCCACGAGAACCTGACGCTTCTGGAGAAAGACGGCCGCGTCGTCCATAAGGTTGCCCCGAAGCCGGGCTCGGCCTCGAGTGAGGTCATCGAGCGCCGACGCGCCATCGCCGAGATGCCATTCGTCGAGTTATACCATTCGCTTCCGCTTCTCGGCCGCGGCACGCGCGACTTTCTGCTCGAAGGCGTCGCGATGAACCGGAAGGTCGCGGAAGCCGGCCTGCAGGGCGAAGGAAGCCTCAACATCGGCCTGGCGTACCGGAAGCTGCTCGAGAACGGCTGGATGGGAAACGACCTGATCAACCGGGCGAAACTTCTCACCTCCGCGGCGGTCGACGCCCGCATGTCGGGCTGCAGCCTGCCGGTCATGACCTCGGCCGGCTCGGGGAACCAGGGCCTCACCGTAACGCTCCCGCTTTTCATTCTGGCCGAGCAGCTCCGCAGCACGCAGGACCAGCTCACCGAGGCGCTGGCCCTCGCCCACGCGGTCACCTCGATCCTGAAGTATCACACCGGCACCCTCTCGGCCATGTGCGGCTGCGTCGTCTGCGCCGGAAGCGGGCTGACGGCGGGCGCCGCCCATCTGCTGGGAGGAGGCCTCGACACGATCGGGGCGGCGGTCAACAATATGGTGGCAAGTATAACCGGTATTATTTGCGACGGCGCCAAGGTCGGCTGTGCGGTCAAGCTGGTCTGCGCCGTCGATGCCGCGTTCCAGGGCGCGTTCATGGCCATGGAGGGGCTCCGGTTGCCTCTCAGTAACGGCGTCATCGGCAACACGATCGAGGAGAGCCTGAGGAACATCGGCCGCATCGCCGCGCCGGGAATGCTCGAGACCGACGAGCAGATTCTCGCGATCATGGTCGGCAAACCATCCTGA
- a CDS encoding aldo/keto reductase, producing the protein MLERRKLGTSGVEVTRLGFGTLTMSPMQRGLDIEAGGDLLLRALEAGIRFIDTAQMYGSYPQVASALRRWTGERPVVATKSAAKTEEAMNVAIDEALNALGLPAIDVFLLHAVRDEADFREREGALNALLAAKRTGRVRAIGASSHFVGVMRLLAADPRFDVLHPMLNRDGFGIIDESLDAMLDVLAGAKRQGKGAYAMKPLGGGHLRGDAKAALEWVLGRPEVDAIVVGMTGDDELKMNVATASGNPVDLELERRAMHQRRRLFINEALCRHCGLCISLCQQNALSFREGKTAPAIDEKKCIVCGYCAPGCPAFAIRII; encoded by the coding sequence ATGCTCGAGCGGCGGAAACTGGGAACATCGGGCGTCGAGGTAACCAGACTGGGATTCGGAACCCTCACCATGAGCCCGATGCAGCGCGGACTCGACATCGAGGCCGGCGGCGATCTCCTGCTGCGCGCCCTGGAAGCGGGCATCCGGTTCATCGACACGGCGCAGATGTACGGCTCGTATCCGCAGGTTGCCTCGGCCCTGCGGCGCTGGACCGGCGAACGGCCGGTCGTTGCGACCAAGTCGGCGGCGAAAACCGAAGAGGCGATGAACGTCGCGATCGACGAGGCGCTGAACGCCCTCGGCCTGCCTGCCATCGACGTGTTCCTCCTCCACGCCGTGCGTGACGAAGCGGATTTCCGTGAACGTGAAGGGGCGCTGAACGCCCTGTTGGCCGCTAAACGGACCGGGCGCGTTCGCGCGATCGGCGCGAGTTCGCATTTCGTCGGAGTGATGCGGCTTCTTGCCGCCGACCCGCGGTTCGACGTGCTCCACCCGATGCTGAACCGCGACGGCTTCGGCATCATCGACGAGTCGCTCGATGCGATGCTGGACGTGCTCGCCGGGGCAAAACGACAGGGAAAAGGCGCGTATGCCATGAAGCCCCTCGGCGGCGGGCACTTGCGGGGCGACGCGAAAGCCGCCCTGGAATGGGTGCTCGGCAGACCCGAAGTCGATGCGATCGTCGTCGGGATGACCGGCGACGACGAGTTGAAGATGAACGTGGCGACGGCATCCGGAAACCCCGTCGATCTCGAACTCGAACGGCGGGCGATGCATCAGCGACGCCGCCTCTTCATCAACGAGGCGCTCTGCCGTCATTGCGGCCTGTGCATCAGCCTCTGCCAGCAGAACGCCCTTTCGTTCCGGGAAGGGAAAACGGCGCCCGCCATCGACGAAAAGAAATGCATCGTCTGCGGCTACTGCGCCCCCGGCTGCCCCGCCTTCGCCATCAGAATAATATAA